The DNA region AGCAAATCAGGATTTTACGTTAGCTGGTGATGGTGGTCAAACAGGTAATAACGCCTATAACTCTACAATGTATGATAATACAACCACACCAGATTACAATGTTAGTACAACGTATGGGGTAGATTTGGATACTTATGATATTTCAACTTTTGTATCACCTGGAGATTCTCAAGTTACGGCAAATGTAGATGTTGGTCAAGATTTTGTGATATCTGCGGCAGTTGTATTAAAAGTGCCTTCAAACCTAATTGCGGGTACTGTTTTTGAAGATGTAAATTACGGTGGCGGTCAAGGTAGAAATATGACCAATGCCAACGGTGTAGGTATATCTAGTGCCATTGTAGAATTATATGAAAGCGATGGAACTTTTGTGAGAAGAACTACTTCTAAAGTGAGTGGTGATTATAGCTTTGGGGGTATGGCAGATGGTGATTACTATGTAAAACTTGTAAACTCCACAGTTAGGTCAACCCGAGCAAATGGTATTAATTGTACTACTTGTGTACCTGTTCAAACTTTTAGAAGTTATGGGGATGTTAACAATAATATTGAGGTATTGGATGAAATTGGGGGAGCAGACCCAACCGCCTTCTCAGATTCTGCCTTAGGAGTTTTTGAAGATTCACAGAGTTTATCAATGGTAAGTATTGAAAGTAGTGGTGTAGCTAATATCGACTTTGGATACAATTTCAATACTATTGTAAACACAAATGAATTTGGTCAAGGTTCTCTAGAACAGTTTATTCTGAATAGTAATACTTTGGGTGAGGTTGGTTTGGATATTGAAGCAAATGCTATATTTGATCCCGCAGCAGAAGAGGATGTATCAATTTTTATGATACCACCTACCGGAGATAGTTTTGGAAGAACTGCTGATGTAAATTATAATGCTGCAGGTTACTTTGATATTTTATTGGATAATTCAAATACCTTTTCTGTAATTACAGGAACAAATACTATCATAGATGGTAGAACCCAAACGGCTTATTCTGGCGATTCAAACGCTGGCACAGTTGGTTCTGGTGGAGCCGGTGTTGGCATTGCAAATACGGCATTGCCTAATTATACTAGACCGGAAATACAAATTCATAGAAATGGTGGTGATGTTTTACGATTAAACGGTTCAAATGTCACGATACGAGATATATCATTATATGCGAATAATAATGCTGGGGTTAGAGTTCAAGGAGGTTCGGCAACCATTTCAAACAATTTGTTGGGAGTAAACGCGCTAGGTGCGTCTGCTGGAAACATAAATTATGGTATTGAGCAAACAGGTGGTGATTTATCAGCATTTTCAAATTATTTATCCTCAAATACCATAGCTGGTATTTTTATAGATGGTGGTACACGTAGTACCGTTCATTTCAACCATTTAGATTCCAATGGGAGCACCGCATGTGATGATAATATTCTTATAGAAGATGGTAGTACAATTGTCATTCAAGAGAATCTTATAGAATCGGCAGCAGCATCTGGCATTGAGATAAATAATGTAAACGGAGTTACGGTCTCCAACAATAATATTCTACTATCAGGTCAAAACGGAGGTGATTGTAACGGTAGCTACGAAGGTATGGCTTTAAAACTCTCAGGTGATGATTCTGTAATTGATCAGAATAGAATTTATTCTAACGGCAGTGAGGGAGTGGTAGTTCTTTCTGGTGCATCAAACACCATTTCCCAGAACAGTATTTATGCAAATGGTACCGTAGTGCCTAGCTTGGGTATTGACCTAGGTATGGATGGCGTAACCCTTAACGATAATTCCGATTCAGATTCCGGTCCAAATAATTTAGAAAATTTCCCAATCATAAATTCCGCGTTTATTTCAGGATCTAATTTGGTGGTTACTGGTTGGGCATCTCCAGGTAGTACAATTGAGGTGTTTTTTACAGATGTTAATGAAGGTACAGCTACTTTAGGAGATAATCAGTTGGGGCTTACCCAAGATTATGGTGAAGGTCAAACCTATATTGGAACAGCCGTAGAAGGTAGTGGGGATGACCAAGATGCTACAACCTCTTCGTATGCAGACCCGGACGGTAATACTGAGAATACTAATAAATATAAATTTGTATTTCCTTTGCCATCAGGCACTGTTGTAGGAGATTTAATTACAACCACTGGTACAAGAAGTAACTCAACATCTGAGTTTTCTCCAGAAATTATTATAAGCGCTTATACGGTAATTACTAATAGAAATATTACCTATCGTATTAAAGCTAATTAGAATTTACGCTAGGCTGTTTATATATGTGAACCCTGGCAGGGTTTGTTGCCTATTGGTTAGGCTAGGTCACTCTACATAATAGTATGAGTTCACCGTTAGATTATAAGCTTTTGCAACAATTATTTCACGCCTTGTACATATATTCTGATTTTTATATGGTAAAATCATGCTATAAACTCCCTCATTTAGCATAGTAAAGAAAAGTTAATGGAATTTTATCTACAAAAAAGGATAAAATTAGGGTTTGTTGGTTGTGTAATTATTGTTTTATTTTCGGGTATTGGACTAAATGCACAAACGAGCTTTACAGAAAGCGCGGCTGCTTTTGGCCTAGATTTAGGACAAAGAAAAGATGGTGGGCACGCTTGGTCAGATTTTGATAATGACGGTGATTTAGATGTACTCGTTCTCGAAAATAATAATAATGCCAACGTAAAAAGTTTCTTAATGCGCAACAATGGTAACAATACGTTTACCAATGTGCAATCAATTTTGGCACCCGGCATGTTAGGGGATTATGCCGAAAGACAAGCAGTTTGGGGAGATGTCAATAATGATGGCAGACCAGATTTCATGATAAATTCATCTGGTAATAGTAATGCCAGACAGGCTATTCAAATTTTTATTCAAAATACAGACGGTACATTCGGTGACGGTATTGGGGGGTACAACCCAATAACCATAGGTAGATCGGGTTCAACAATAGTAGTACCTGCAGTAAATTCAGAAGGCGTTGGTTTTTTTGATTTTGAAGGTGATGGTGATTTAGACGTTTTTTTTGATAATCATGATATGGGTATTGAGTTGTTGCGAAATAACTTTATTGACCATACAAATCATACTGTTGCAAACCCGGCACCAAATGCCTTGTTCACTCATATTACGACCGGTAACGGTAGTGGCGTAACTGAATTTGGTCTAAACCAATTTGCCACGGATGGGGATTATGGTACCGCAGCCGATGTAAATGATGATGGTTGGGTTGATATTTTCATGCGTAAACGAGATGAAAATGACTTTTTCTTAAATCAAGGTGGCTCATTTTCAAATGGAGCAGATCTAGGTCAGGCGGCCAACAATAATAAAGGGGGTAATGGATTATGGGATTTGGATAACGACGGTGATCTAGATGCGGTATGGACAGAGAATGGCCTTACGCAAATACATAGAAATGATGGGGGAGGGGTATTTACTCCTTTAGGAGCAGCTTCTTTTCCAGGGTTACCACAACCGGGTAATGTAAACAATGGTAGTTCAGGCGCTCGTATAGATGCTTTGTCAGGTGGAGATATAGATAATGATGGTGATATAGATATTATTTTAGTAGGTAACAGTAGAAGTTATTTGTACATCAATCAATTGAATAGTCCAACTCCCGCTCCAGGTGTAATTGGTAGTGGTGCGGCAATGAATTTTGCACTAGATGCTGAACAATTTAACTCAGGAAGAGACGGTGAAGGTACTACAATGGTTGATGTAGATGATGACGGTGATCTGGATATTTACATTAATATAAACAATAGTGCTAACCAATTATATATTAATAATTTACCGGCAGCCAATAGAAATAATCATCTATTGATAGATGTTACCGAAGATAGAGGTGCTAATGGTAATACAGGCGGTTTTTTAGGGAGGGTAGCCATTGGTACAAATGTGTTGATCAGAGATTGTTCGGGAAATATTATTAGTGGATTAAGACAAGTAAATGGAGTCTATGGTCATGGTACCCAACAACCGGAAGAAGTACATTTTGGTTTGCCTTTAGGTGAGAATGAAACTTATATTATAGAAGTTCATTATCCAAATTTTTATGATTCATCTGATCCTAGTGGCTATTCCAGATTAGTGGCTACTGCTATTGCGCAGCCAAGTACTATCGCAGGAACAAATCACTATACATTGACCACTACAGATGCTGAACTAATTGAAAATCCTAATGCCCCTGAGGCAAATAATGATCAAGAACAAGTATCATATGGAAATAATATATCGGTTCAGATAGATCTATTTGCAAACGATTCTGATGCTGACGGAGATGATTTTTCTGTTGAAAGTATTACTCAACCATCAGTGGGTTCTGTGGTTATAGATGATGCGGATAATGGCTTGGTAACATTTACGTATAATGAAGCAACACCTTTTCCCGGCGAAACTACTTTTGACTACACCATAACAGACTCTACCAATTCTCTTTGTCCCTCATTAGGAAAAAGTGATACGGCAACAGTACGGATCTTTGAGCCGTGTACGGACCCTACGGGTATAGATACTGATGGTGACGGTATTAATGATGTTTGTGATCTAGATAATGATAACGACGGTATTTTAGATGTCGATGAATGTAACATATCGGCCGTATTGGTTGATAATGGCGATTTTGGATATTGGATTTTCAATGCTCCGGGATGGACAGGAAGCGGTAATCAATGGAATATGGACACCAATAGGGCTTGGTTTCCTCAATGGAACGGTACGGGTACTGCCAGTTTTTATCAGACTATAAATGTAGTGCCAGGTGTTGAGAATACTATCACCTTTGACTTAGGAGCTGACAACAGTTATGGTCGCGAAGTTACCTTGAATGTCTTAATAGGTGGGCAGGTTGAATTTACCGAAACTTCCAATCAAATAGTTTCAGCAAACGGAGGGAGGGCGCAAAATAATAATGAAACCTTGAACATGTCAACAAGGACATTTTCATTCATTCCAACTTCTAATAGTATAGAACTAAGGTTTAATGGTATTTCATCTGCTACAAATCATGATAGAATGTATGTGGATAATGTAGTTCTTTCAACAGGTTGTGGTGATACCGATGGTGATGGTATTGTGGATATTTACGATTTGGACAGTGATGGAGATGGTTGTTTTGATGCTTTGGAAGGTAGCGAGAGTTTAAATTTTTCAGATTTAAATGGCGATGGAAGTATTTCAGGAGAGGTAGATAGTAATGGTGTTCCTCTGACGGCAAATGGTGGGCAAGGTTTAGGTAGTAGTAATGATTATACGGTAACAGCAGATGAATGTGATGATGATGGTGATGGTGTGAACAATGCAAATGATAAATGTCCTTATTTTGATGATGCCATTGATAGTGATAATGATGGCGTTCCCGACGGATGTGATAACGATGATGATAATGATGGCATATCCGATTGTGACGAGTCTTTAGAAAGTGTTTCTAGTCAGTTTGCATGGACATTAAACTCACCTTCCGGAAATTTAAATATGGATGCTACCTACGCTTCGGAAACAAATGATTGGGTTTTGGAGAATACAGATGCCATGATATTGAATACGTCTATATTTAATGTAAATGGAAGTAATATAGAAATACGGCCAATAACGGCAGTTGATAAAGAAGAGGCAATAATAAATGAAGATTATATAGAGGTTTCTTTTACTACTGGTTCTGAGGTATCCTCGTTTGAATTGAGCGGAATTACTTCTGGTTGGTATCAACCTTACAGGGGAGATTCCTATTATTCATCAGCGGTATTTACAAGAGCAGGTTCTAACGCGTGGACTACCCTTTCTACAGATGTTTTTCATACGGATAATGGTAGTAATTACGCCACATTTCAACATTTGGATATAGGGTCTGTTTATTTAGAGGCAAATACAGAATATACCTTTAGATTTTATGTCTATGGTCAAATTAATGATTCATCAGAAAACTACTCTATTATAGACGACATTCATTTTAATTTTATTGCATGTAGGTCTGGTAATTTAGATGGCGATGCATACCCAAATCATTTGGATGATGACAGTGACGGCGATGGGTGTAATGACGCAGATGAAGCCTATGCAAATACATCATCCGATGCAGATGGCAATGGTATGTATGGTTCAGGTATACCCACGGTAAATGAAAGTGGATTGGTAACGGCTGCTTCATATAGTGAACCTATTGACGGTGATAATAATGGTAATTATGATTTTTTACAGGTTGGGCAAGCACCTGTAATATCGGATCAACCAGAAGATGCCAATGCTTGTCCAGGTGGATCGGCTTCATTTAGTGTGAGCAGTTCGGCAGGAGATATGTATCTATGGCAAGAAATTATTAGCGGTACTTGGATTAATATCTCTGAAGGAGGAAAATATAGCGGTACCGATACAAATACCTTAACAATAACAAACACTTCGCTATCAGATCATAATAATAGATATAGGGTCGTGATATCTAATCCGGCTTATGTATGTGAAAATACTACATCAGAAGAAGCGGTGCTAATTGTTCAAGTGCCGATAGCAAATGCTGGTTCAGATCAGACCATATGTGATGGCGAATCCGCAACATTAACAGCTTCGGCTACTGGAGGAAGTGGTAGTGGTTTTACATATGAGTGGAGCACAGGCGCAACAACTCCAAGTATCACCGTTTCACCTTCAGGAAATACTAGTGGAAATGTAATGGTCAATTATACGGTTACCGTTACAGATAGTAGTGGATGTACAGATACAGATGAGGTCACCGTTACTGTTGAGCCTACACCTACCATCACGGTTACGAGCTCACCAAGTTGTAATTTTAGATTGTTTCAACCAACAACCTACTCTTTTGAAGTTACCGTTAGCGGTGGTACGGTAACTGCCACAGATGGTACGGTAACCAACGTTTCGGGTGATGTTTGGAGAATAGCAGATATTCCCGATGGTACAGATGTGGTTGTGACTTCAACACAAGGTAATTGTAGCAGAGATTTAACAGTAACGGCACCAAACTGTGTTTGTCCGGTAGTAGATCCTCCTACTAGTGACGGTAATAAAGAATATTGTCAAGGAGATACAGTACCTGAAATTTCTGCAAGTACGAGTGGAGGTACAGAAACTATAGACTGGTATGATGCTTCTTCAGGAGGTAACTTACTTCAAAATAATAGTTTAACATATCAGCCGTCTTCGGCAGGAACGTACTATGCCGAAGCGAGAAATACTTCTACAGGTTGTGTTAGTGGTACTAGAACAGCTGTAACAATTATCGAAAATTCACCTCCTTTGGCTAATGCTGGTTCAAATCAAACCATTTGTGACGGTGAGTCCGCAACATTATCAGCCACGGCAACTGGTGGTAGTGGTTCTGGCTACTCTTATGTTTGGAGCACCGGGGAAACAACACCTACAATAACTGTAACTCCGACAGGCAATCCAAATTCAAATACTACAACAACGTATACCGTAACCGTAACAGATGCTAATGGATGTAGTGATACCGATACTGTTAACGTTACTGTTTATTCTAATCCAACCGTAACCATAAGTACTGATAATGCTTCTTGCGGAATAGATAATGGGGCAATTACCTTTAATTTTCCAGA from Maribacter dokdonensis DSW-8 includes:
- a CDS encoding Calx-beta domain-containing protein, with the translated sequence MRLKQFYYLILLLCSTSFFAQETYLDTFSSTSYSNNNGTQNFSGNWVEQNDNNSAFNGRIRVTGGRLRFRNLDSGWIYRFVPLAGASSATLTLDYDATSAGGEAIDVFMYNADSNQWNFIQRIDNGTGSITYNLSAAEIDSNPAIIFYRGDTSWGNADTIYVDNVQFTATYGAELEIDDVTVNEDDGTAIFTVRHIGSSTSAYSVNYTTNDISAISGQDYSVSSGTLNFNGNINDTETITVPITDDTIFEGDETFGLSFTSTTNTDVDITDTAIGTILANDALIMTDGGSATTCDDTFLDSGGISNYSDNEDLVYTICPDTANNYTQVNFEQFDVIPGDILYVYDGNSTGATLIGQYDNDNVPTQIFATNTNGCLTFRFTSNNNTTGNGWQASVSCSPPGPKIVVEDVYVDEDSGSAIFTVTHVRDRHGYQSFFFGFIETPFTVEYMVSDGTANNGSDYISVNGTLTFTGEVGNVQTFSVPIVDDGVPELVEYFTVGFSDATAQYASVDYSDTANGYINSQILANDPLTLFQEFDGYFDYSTTGGSLRTNDNNTDACSITTSSSNTLISPIPNTGTIKKAYLYWAHSSTVVDGTVTFEGQTVNANYQYQTTLTNRNFYGYVSDVTDIVEGVADPSTNVFDFSGLSVDNSNTYCSSATVLGGWTLFVFYEDPNLPAVNINLYQGFDGLSNDGNSFTLDSFYAIAGAGAKASFLSWEGDSTLDGNSSGTTNPNGERLSITNQANQDFTLAGDGGQTGNNAYNSTMYDNTTTPDYNVSTTYGVDLDTYDISTFVSPGDSQVTANVDVGQDFVISAAVVLKVPSNLIAGTVFEDVNYGGGQGRNMTNANGVGISSAIVELYESDGTFVRRTTSKVSGDYSFGGMADGDYYVKLVNSTVRSTRANGINCTTCVPVQTFRSYGDVNNNIEVLDEIGGADPTAFSDSALGVFEDSQSLSMVSIESSGVANIDFGYNFNTIVNTNEFGQGSLEQFILNSNTLGEVGLDIEANAIFDPAAEEDVSIFMIPPTGDSFGRTADVNYNAAGYFDILLDNSNTFSVITGTNTIIDGRTQTAYSGDSNAGTVGSGGAGVGIANTALPNYTRPEIQIHRNGGDVLRLNGSNVTIRDISLYANNNAGVRVQGGSATISNNLLGVNALGASAGNINYGIEQTGGDLSAFSNYLSSNTIAGIFIDGGTRSTVHFNHLDSNGSTACDDNILIEDGSTIVIQENLIESAAASGIEINNVNGVTVSNNNILLSGQNGGDCNGSYEGMALKLSGDDSVIDQNRIYSNGSEGVVVLSGASNTISQNSIYANGTVVPSLGIDLGMDGVTLNDNSDSDSGPNNLENFPIINSAFISGSNLVVTGWASPGSTIEVFFTDVNEGTATLGDNQLGLTQDYGEGQTYIGTAVEGSGDDQDATTSSYADPDGNTENTNKYKFVFPLPSGTVVGDLITTTGTRSNSTSEFSPEIIISAYTVITNRNITYRIKAN
- a CDS encoding FG-GAP-like repeat-containing protein is translated as MEFYLQKRIKLGFVGCVIIVLFSGIGLNAQTSFTESAAAFGLDLGQRKDGGHAWSDFDNDGDLDVLVLENNNNANVKSFLMRNNGNNTFTNVQSILAPGMLGDYAERQAVWGDVNNDGRPDFMINSSGNSNARQAIQIFIQNTDGTFGDGIGGYNPITIGRSGSTIVVPAVNSEGVGFFDFEGDGDLDVFFDNHDMGIELLRNNFIDHTNHTVANPAPNALFTHITTGNGSGVTEFGLNQFATDGDYGTAADVNDDGWVDIFMRKRDENDFFLNQGGSFSNGADLGQAANNNKGGNGLWDLDNDGDLDAVWTENGLTQIHRNDGGGVFTPLGAASFPGLPQPGNVNNGSSGARIDALSGGDIDNDGDIDIILVGNSRSYLYINQLNSPTPAPGVIGSGAAMNFALDAEQFNSGRDGEGTTMVDVDDDGDLDIYININNSANQLYINNLPAANRNNHLLIDVTEDRGANGNTGGFLGRVAIGTNVLIRDCSGNIISGLRQVNGVYGHGTQQPEEVHFGLPLGENETYIIEVHYPNFYDSSDPSGYSRLVATAIAQPSTIAGTNHYTLTTTDAELIENPNAPEANNDQEQVSYGNNISVQIDLFANDSDADGDDFSVESITQPSVGSVVIDDADNGLVTFTYNEATPFPGETTFDYTITDSTNSLCPSLGKSDTATVRIFEPCTDPTGIDTDGDGINDVCDLDNDNDGILDVDECNISAVLVDNGDFGYWIFNAPGWTGSGNQWNMDTNRAWFPQWNGTGTASFYQTINVVPGVENTITFDLGADNSYGREVTLNVLIGGQVEFTETSNQIVSANGGRAQNNNETLNMSTRTFSFIPTSNSIELRFNGISSATNHDRMYVDNVVLSTGCGDTDGDGIVDIYDLDSDGDGCFDALEGSESLNFSDLNGDGSISGEVDSNGVPLTANGGQGLGSSNDYTVTADECDDDGDGVNNANDKCPYFDDAIDSDNDGVPDGCDNDDDNDGISDCDESLESVSSQFAWTLNSPSGNLNMDATYASETNDWVLENTDAMILNTSIFNVNGSNIEIRPITAVDKEEAIINEDYIEVSFTTGSEVSSFELSGITSGWYQPYRGDSYYSSAVFTRAGSNAWTTLSTDVFHTDNGSNYATFQHLDIGSVYLEANTEYTFRFYVYGQINDSSENYSIIDDIHFNFIACRSGNLDGDAYPNHLDDDSDGDGCNDADEAYANTSSDADGNGMYGSGIPTVNESGLVTAASYSEPIDGDNNGNYDFLQVGQAPVISDQPEDANACPGGSASFSVSSSAGDMYLWQEIISGTWINISEGGKYSGTDTNTLTITNTSLSDHNNRYRVVISNPAYVCENTTSEEAVLIVQVPIANAGSDQTICDGESATLTASATGGSGSGFTYEWSTGATTPSITVSPSGNTSGNVMVNYTVTVTDSSGCTDTDEVTVTVEPTPTITVTSSPSCNFRLFQPTTYSFEVTVSGGTVTATDGTVTNVSGDVWRIADIPDGTDVVVTSTQGNCSRDLTVTAPNCVCPVVDPPTSDGNKEYCQGDTVPEISASTSGGTETIDWYDASSGGNLLQNNSLTYQPSSAGTYYAEARNTSTGCVSGTRTAVTIIENSPPLANAGSNQTICDGESATLSATATGGSGSGYSYVWSTGETTPTITVTPTGNPNSNTTTTYTVTVTDANGCSDTDTVNVTVYSNPTVTISTDNASCGIDNGAITFNFPDHPNRTGIKFSIDDGANYTSAADNSGSYTFSNLPAGTYPLWVRWGNNACPVSLGDYDINTTPEVMVVTQPVDRTVLTGENAQFTANVTNADTYQWQVSVDGVNYVNLVDDSEHSGTQTLTLNVLNVPKEKEGYSYRLLASNSGTSCTETPSNAALLFVNVRTVITNKRITYRIKPN